TGCCATCATTGATCGAAAGCATGTCGGTCCTAACAATCGAGGCAATGCTCCGCGGCATCCCGGTGGTCGCTAGTAGGACGGGGGGACTCCCCGAAGCGAAACTGGGAGTCGAATATCTCATTGAACCTGACGGGAATCCGGAATTCAGGCGCGCGAACCATCGACTGGAGGTCATCGCACCGCCACAGAACATCGATCCGTGGGTCAACGTGATCGAACCGCTGTTCACTGACAAAAAGCTCTACAAAGACATCTCCCACCGGTCCTGGCAGAAAGCAGTCACTTACAGCTCTAAAGATTTCACGGGCGCCTGGTTATCGAGGATAACAGACTTGATTGACCGGAAATAAAAAGAAAGACAACTGCCCAGAGAACGGATGCTAAGAAGATTATTCATAGCCACAAGCAATTCTGCATTAACAAGGATATTTGCCAAGATAAAATCTCGTGGTAAGTAAGAGGCTTATTCACGAGGACTTCAGTCAGACAAACACCCTGCCAACGCGGGGTTGCTCGTAGTCATGAATAACCTCCTAAGTCCCTAAACCCTCAGGGTTGTGCAATGCAAGCTGGCCTGTGATGTACGCGCCGAACTTCCACCCAAGCCCAGGTCGCTGCGTAGAGACTCGTTTTTCAGTAGCACCCGCACCATCGTCCTTCCTCAATCAGGGGATGTAAGCATGGGACTGCTCGCACCTTCCCCAGCTCGTCTCGGATGATCTGGGCGCAGGTACCCGGGCCATCACTCCCCTCGAACAGCCGCGCCATGCTGGCAGCGGCCTTACGCATGGCCTCGTTGGCGAGCAGATGGGTAACGAGTTGAGCCCAGTCCACGCGCCCGGCCTGCCTCCGGCTGATGAGCTGCGCGTTGCCGAATTCCACACACCGGGTCACGTTGTACCGCTGTTCGAGCTGTAGCGGTATGCCGATGAAGGGCCACCCGCTGGCGCAGCTAGTCTGGACGGTGCCCTCGCCGCCATGGGTGATAGCCACGTCCACAAGGTTCCCGAGCCTGTGCACTGGGATCCAACCGGTGACGTGGACGTTGCCGGGCAACGCGGCCCGGTCTGCCTGCGACAGGTACAAGGCACTGGGAGAGACGATCTCGACATCCGCACGGGCCGCGCTGTGCAGCACGTCGAGAACCAAGCTACGGCTGGCGGAGCTGCCCATTGCGACCAGTACCACCGGACGCCCCCGCTTCCGCAGCAGCGCGAAGTCCTCTGGGATGGACGCGTCAAGCTGCGCATACACCGGGCCGACCGCTCGGTAGTTTCCGGGCAGCCGGCACCAGTCGGGGATCAGCCTGGGTGGGGAGGCCACCAGGTTCATGTCCGCCTCGATGAATCCCACCAGGGTGTGAGGTATCTGGACCCCGCACTCCCTGGCAACCTGACGGAATCCTTTGGGAACGGGAATGGCCTTGGCCAGCACGGTCCGGGAAAGCCACGCCACGCCTTTGTCAATGGTGCGCTGCGCAGGGGTTGCGGTGGGAAGGAAGCCGGTGCGGCGCATCTGTGTCATGTGCGGCGCGGAATAGGCGAAGGGCTTCACATAAAACAGTGGCACACGCTCGGCCCGCGCGGAGATCAGTTGGCTGAGGGTGGTGCCGATCACAACGGCTGCTGCGTCCAGCTCACGAATGAGCGCCCGCTCGCTAATGACACGTTGCCGCACCATGCCAGCAGTGAAGGGATGGCGGATACTTCTGCCTTGGTCGAAGGCGATGGCCATCTTCCCCTCAGCATCTGTGAGCACTGGTTTGAGGGACCGATATTCAAACCCGGCTTCTCTGATGGGTGAGGTGAAGCGCTCAGAGAACCCGGCGAAGACACACCGGATCCCAGGGAGTCTGCGAGCCACTTCAATGCAACGGGTGACCTCTGCGAAATTGAAGGTTTCCGGCGCGAACAACAGGGTTTTGAACATCAGCGGACTCCATCCACGAGACGAGAACCCCATCTTCTCGCACCAGTCTGAAGGAATCAGCCGTTTCGCCTTCCGGTGACGATGGCATAGAGTGAACCGCGGTTGATGAGAGGAGGTGCCTTCATGCTGCGAACCGCTGCCGGCCCGCAAGTCATTATGGGCATCCTCCTGACTGCGCGCCTGCATGTCGATCTGCTTCGTATCGCCGCCATGGCCTGTCATTCCTGACTTATACGGCCGACCCCGGCCACATCCATCACATCCCCAAGCTCAGGAATACTCATGTCTGTTTTCTTTTCCCATGCCTCAGGTCTGTTACTCGGTGCCTTGCTCGGCTTCGTGCTGCAGCGTGGACGCTTCTGCGTCACGGGTGCCCTCCGAGACGTCTGGACCTCTGGCCGCACCCGCTGGCTCACAGCTTTTCTGATCGCCATCGCGATCAGTTCGGTCGGTTTCTTCAGCCTGCTAGAACTCGGGCTGGTCAATCACTCGGCCGAACCCCTCACTCCCCTGGCGACCATCACCGGAGCGCTCATATTCGGCGCTGGGATCGTGCTTGCCGGAGGCTGCGCCACTGGCACCTACTACCGGGCGGGTGAGGGCCTGATCGGTTCCTGGCTCGCCCTGATCACCTATGCCGGCTCGGCGGCCGCCATGAAGAAGGGCATTCTCAAGCCCCTCAACGAAGGGGTACAGGACCTCAACAACACCGGCCTGACGACGGTGTACGACACCCTCGGTGTGTCTGCGTGGCCTCTGGTCGTCCTGATGGCTGCCGGAATTGGCTGGCTGGCCTGGCGTCATCTCCGGGCCGAGCGCGGTTTGAAGGTCGCCACTCTGCCTCCCGCACGGACCGGCCTGGCCCATCTGCTTTTCGAACGCCCGTGGCACCCATTCTTCACCGCGGTACTGGTGGGCCTCATCGCCATCGCCGCCTACCCATTGAGCTACGCGGCGGGCCGCACGTCGGGACTGGGAATCACGGGCCCGTCATCGAACCTGGCCTACGGCATCATCGCCGGAGACGTGACGGCCATCACCAACTGGGGTTCCCTCATGGTGGTGGGGATCATCATCGGCTCCTACATCGCAGCTAAGGCCTCCGGCGAGTTCCGGCTGCGGGTTCCCGACGCACCCACCATGGTCAAGTCGCTGATCGGCGGCATCGCGATGGGGGTCGGCGCCAGCCTGGCGGGAGGCTGCACTATCGGCAACGCCCTGGTGGGTTCTGCGGAGTTGAGTCTCAACGGGATTCTCGCCTTCGCAGGGTTCTTCCTAGGCGTCGGGGCAGCGGCCAAGATCTTCCTACGGCCCCAGTCGAAGAAACTGACCACCACCCAGACCACCATTACCACCGCCGTCTGAATGCCTCAGCAAGACGAGGAGTCCATCATGCCCACAACTCACATTCTCGAAACCGCCGGCGAAGTCTGCCCCTTCCCTCTCAACGAGGCAAAGGCGGCCATCGCCACCATTCCCAGCGGGGACCTGCTGCGCATCGATTTCGACTGCACGCAGGCCACCGAGGCCATTCCCCGCTGGGCGGCGGAGAACGGCTATCCGGTTACCGCCTTCGAACGAGTAGGGGATGCCGGCTGGACGATCACCGTCGCCAAGCCCTGATATCACAGATACCCCGCCAATGGGGGCCGTTTCCCACGGCGGCCAATTCCCCCAGGAAGGCCGCCGTGGGAAACACGGCCGCTGAGGAGACCGCTTCTGTCCAACCCCAGCTAAGATCCCTCGTGTGTCCTCAGAGCCGTCCCCCAAATACCTGACGATGCGGGAACGGCTACGTCAAAGAATTCTCGAACTGCCGATCGGCGCGGCAATCAGTTCTGAACGCGACCTAGCCCTGGAATATGGGGTCTCCCGGATGACGGCGCGGCGCGCTGTCATCGAGCTGACACGGGAAGGCCTGCTGGACCGCCATGTCGGACGGGGAACGTTCGTCTCCCAGCCACGCATCGAGCTGCGGCTGTCCCTGAACTCATTCAGCGAGGACATGCGCGCCAGGGGAAAGGAGCCGGGTGCGATCGTGCTCGATTTCAGCAGCAAGACCGCCGGCCAAGAGGACCCCTTTGCCCCCGGCACCCCGCTGATCACGATGACCAGGATCCGCACCGGCGACGGCACTGCGCTGGCGATCGAGGAAACCCACCTGGATGCCTCGCTGGTGCCAGGTTACTGCGCCGACGACGCCAGGAACTCCCTCTATGAGACGCTCAGCAAGCGTTATGGCTTGCGGCTGGACTCCGGTGAGCAGCGGATCATAGCCGTCGAATGCCCCGCTGAGATCGCGGCCTCACTAGGCACCAGGGCGAGTTCCCCGGTGATCTGCATGGACCGCAAGACCCTTGTCCAGGATCGTCTCGTCGAGCACACGATCTCCTGGTACCGGGCGGACTCCTACCAATTCACCGCGCGTCTGCTTCCCGCCCAAGAGTGACGGGTCACAGTTCCGGAATCCGGCTCCGCAGCTGCTCGGTCAGACTCTGATTGAAACCGTCGTTGCCGTCCTGGTTCGCGCTGCGCCACAGCGGCATCGTGGGGTCGAGCTCCACCACGGCGGCGAGGATCTCCGTCCACAGCGCACAGCAGCTGAGCGTCGACAACGGACTGGTGACCGGCTCCCCGGGCGGCCGGGAAACATCCCCGACGGGCGTCCAGGTGTCCAGGATGATGTCCGCCACTTCATAGAGCCGCCGCGTCGCCCGGGGATCGCTCTGTCTGCTGGCCTCAACACTCGTGAAGGCGATGACGGCCGCTCCATGTCTCCGTGATTCCTCCGCGATTTCGACGGGATACGGATTGCGCCCTGAATTCGAGAAGACGATGACCGAGTCTCGTGGTTCTGGGCCGGCTGCGGTAACCAGCCCCCTGCCTATCCCCACTTCTCGTTCTACCTCCGTCGCCCTCAAAGCCCCGTTCAAGGGCAGTAATTCAGGCCGGAACAGAGGCTTGACGATAGCCAGGCCGCCGGCACGAAAGAAAGTCTCCATCACCATAGCCAGGGAATGCCCTGAACCTGCCGTATAGATGAGACCTCCAGCCTGGTGGGTCTCAGCCAGCCGGGCAGCTGTTGCCTCGATTGGCCCCCGGTTATGGGTTATGACCCCGTCGATCCAGGAACCGGCTGAGCTCATCTCCTCGCCACCTCCGCCAGCAGCCCGGGCAGCTCCTCCGGCGCAGCCTCTCGGAGCCTGGTCTCCAATCCATCGGCCATGGCCAGTGCGAATGCCCTGAGCCCAGCCATATGAGCCTCATTGTCCGGGGATGCGAGGCAGAACACCAGATCCACCGGGTCGTTGGTGTCATGACCGAAGGCGACCGGTTTCTCCAATCGGAGCAACGAAAGCCCTGCAGCCTGGCACATGTCGTCGGCACGGGCATGAGCCAGGGCGATCCCGGGACTGAGCACAAAGTAGGGACCCAGCTCCTCAGCCGACTGGACACAACGTGGGCCATATTCCCGGCTGGTTGCTCCAGACTGCCCCAGCAGCGCCGCCGCCTGGAGAATCGCAGTCCGCCAATCTGTCGCAACACCGGTCGCGGCTGCCGTCAGCATCCTGACCACCCGGCCTCGGCAAATCCCGCCCGCAGTTTCTGCTCAACAGCACCGTCGTCCAGGAAGTCGTCCACTGCCACGATGACAGGCGCAATTCCCTCCAGTTCCTCAGTGTGCAT
The sequence above is drawn from the Arachnia rubra genome and encodes:
- a CDS encoding glycosyltransferase, whose translation is MFKTLLFAPETFNFAEVTRCIEVARRLPGIRCVFAGFSERFTSPIREAGFEYRSLKPVLTDAEGKMAIAFDQGRSIRHPFTAGMVRQRVISERALIRELDAAAVVIGTTLSQLISARAERVPLFYVKPFAYSAPHMTQMRRTGFLPTATPAQRTIDKGVAWLSRTVLAKAIPVPKGFRQVARECGVQIPHTLVGFIEADMNLVASPPRLIPDWCRLPGNYRAVGPVYAQLDASIPEDFALLRKRGRPVVLVAMGSSASRSLVLDVLHSAARADVEIVSPSALYLSQADRAALPGNVHVTGWIPVHRLGNLVDVAITHGGEGTVQTSCASGWPFIGIPLQLEQRYNVTRCVEFGNAQLISRRQAGRVDWAQLVTHLLANEAMRKAAASMARLFEGSDGPGTCAQIIRDELGKVRAVPCLHPLIEEGRWCGCY
- a CDS encoding YeeE/YedE family protein; this encodes MSVFFSHASGLLLGALLGFVLQRGRFCVTGALRDVWTSGRTRWLTAFLIAIAISSVGFFSLLELGLVNHSAEPLTPLATITGALIFGAGIVLAGGCATGTYYRAGEGLIGSWLALITYAGSAAAMKKGILKPLNEGVQDLNNTGLTTVYDTLGVSAWPLVVLMAAGIGWLAWRHLRAERGLKVATLPPARTGLAHLLFERPWHPFFTAVLVGLIAIAAYPLSYAAGRTSGLGITGPSSNLAYGIIAGDVTAITNWGSLMVVGIIIGSYIAAKASGEFRLRVPDAPTMVKSLIGGIAMGVGASLAGGCTIGNALVGSAELSLNGILAFAGFFLGVGAAAKIFLRPQSKKLTTTQTTITTAV
- a CDS encoding sulfurtransferase TusA family protein, translated to MPTTHILETAGEVCPFPLNEAKAAIATIPSGDLLRIDFDCTQATEAIPRWAAENGYPVTAFERVGDAGWTITVAKP
- a CDS encoding GntR family transcriptional regulator; the encoded protein is MSSEPSPKYLTMRERLRQRILELPIGAAISSERDLALEYGVSRMTARRAVIELTREGLLDRHVGRGTFVSQPRIELRLSLNSFSEDMRARGKEPGAIVLDFSSKTAGQEDPFAPGTPLITMTRIRTGDGTALAIEETHLDASLVPGYCADDARNSLYETLSKRYGLRLDSGEQRIIAVECPAEIAASLGTRASSPVICMDRKTLVQDRLVEHTISWYRADSYQFTARLLPAQE
- a CDS encoding sugar isomerase domain-containing protein; this encodes MSSAGSWIDGVITHNRGPIEATAARLAETHQAGGLIYTAGSGHSLAMVMETFFRAGGLAIVKPLFRPELLPLNGALRATEVEREVGIGRGLVTAAGPEPRDSVIVFSNSGRNPYPVEIAEESRRHGAAVIAFTSVEASRQSDPRATRRLYEVADIILDTWTPVGDVSRPPGEPVTSPLSTLSCCALWTEILAAVVELDPTMPLWRSANQDGNDGFNQSLTEQLRSRIPEL
- a CDS encoding PTS sugar transporter subunit IIA, with amino-acid sequence MLTAAATGVATDWRTAILQAAALLGQSGATSREYGPRCVQSAEELGPYFVLSPGIALAHARADDMCQAAGLSLLRLEKPVAFGHDTNDPVDLVFCLASPDNEAHMAGLRAFALAMADGLETRLREAAPEELPGLLAEVARR